A window from Pseudomonas frederiksbergensis encodes these proteins:
- a CDS encoding ABC transporter substrate-binding protein translates to MVLNKGVTAMLFAGLLSMTSQALMAAESVNFVSWGGSTQDAQKQAWADPFSKASGITVVQDGPTDYGKLKAMVESGNVQWDVVDVEADFALRAAAEGLLEPLDFSVIQRDKIDPRFVSDHGVGSFYFSFVLGYNEGKLGAGKPQDWSALFDTKTYPGKRALYKWPSPGVLELALLADGVAADKLYPLDLDRAFKKLDTIKKDIVWWGGGAQSQQLLASGEASLGQFWNGRIYALQQDGAPVGVSWKQNLVMADILVIPKGSKNKAAAMKFLAHASSAKGQADFSNLTAYAPVNVDSVARLDKVLAPNLPTAYAKDQITLDFAYWAKNGPAIATRWNEWLVK, encoded by the coding sequence ATGGTGTTGAACAAAGGTGTAACCGCAATGCTTTTTGCGGGTTTGTTGAGCATGACCAGTCAGGCGCTGATGGCGGCTGAAAGCGTCAACTTCGTCAGCTGGGGCGGCAGCACCCAGGATGCACAGAAGCAGGCCTGGGCCGATCCGTTCAGCAAGGCCAGCGGCATCACCGTGGTCCAGGATGGTCCTACCGACTACGGCAAACTCAAAGCCATGGTCGAAAGCGGCAACGTGCAATGGGACGTGGTCGACGTCGAAGCTGATTTCGCCCTGCGCGCGGCGGCTGAAGGCTTGCTCGAACCCCTCGATTTTTCGGTGATCCAGCGCGACAAAATCGACCCGCGTTTCGTCTCTGACCATGGCGTCGGCTCGTTCTACTTCTCCTTCGTCCTCGGTTACAACGAAGGCAAGCTCGGTGCCGGCAAACCTCAGGATTGGTCCGCGCTGTTCGACACCAAGACCTATCCCGGCAAACGCGCCCTCTACAAATGGCCAAGCCCCGGCGTACTCGAACTGGCTTTGCTGGCCGACGGCGTTGCCGCCGACAAGCTGTATCCGCTGGATCTGGATCGCGCCTTCAAGAAACTCGACACCATCAAGAAAGACATCGTCTGGTGGGGCGGCGGCGCGCAGTCCCAGCAGTTGCTGGCCTCGGGTGAAGCGAGCCTGGGGCAGTTCTGGAACGGCCGCATCTACGCCCTGCAACAGGATGGCGCGCCGGTGGGCGTGAGCTGGAAACAGAACCTGGTCATGGCCGACATTCTGGTCATCCCAAAAGGCTCGAAAAACAAGGCCGCAGCCATGAAGTTTTTGGCCCATGCCAGCAGCGCCAAAGGACAAGCTGACTTCTCCAACCTGACCGCCTATGCGCCGGTCAACGTCGACAGCGTAGCGCGCCTGGATAAGGTGCTCGCCCCCAACCTGCCGACTGCCTACGCAAAGGATCAAATCACTCTTGATTTCGCGTACTGGGCCAAAAACGGTCCGGCCATCGCGACACGGTGGAACGAATGGCTGGTCAAATGA